In Chrysoperla carnea chromosome 2, inChrCarn1.1, whole genome shotgun sequence, the following proteins share a genomic window:
- the LOC123294019 gene encoding glucose dehydrogenase [FAD, quinone]-like, translating into MQYLQQIIIMHLLASKAFADNVNENFPQYPETETFEKSYDFIIVGGGSAGCALANRLSEIENWNILLIEAGGYENKKRMDIPGLANRNQRSYFDWKYVSEPLMEASLSLIDQSGYIPRGKVLGGSSVLNHLVYHRGAPADYDRWESVYKNPGWGFDNVEKYFKKLEDVDIDSLGNVFTPENLPDYFGNNGPLHVECAEYRSRLYPAYIAAAHEAGIRSALLLGPNQIGIACAPRTIKDGYRFSANRAYLVPIRRRNLHLKLNCLVTKILFDENVAIGVEFVCSNQSYKTYTKKEVILSAGAINSPQLLMLSGIGPKLHLAELGIPLLKDLPVGQNLMDHVAILGLQFAINESPYREDMDTQEQQFFYNQTGPLSTYDSEAVIFSHPFEGIQRNEEYIVTAAFDHETCSLYHISPETCDEIFLPNNQSKSAFNIQPVLFKPKSRGYIILRDASPFSHPRIFSNYLTHPDDVAQLLVGIREILRIVQQPALRSFGTTLHKNKLSACEQYEFNSDDYWICQIRHLTTTLYHPSGTCKMGPHNSSSAVVNADLRVHGTERLRVIDASIMPEIVAGHINGPTIMIAEKGADIIKEFWRNGGV; encoded by the coding sequence ATgcaatatttacaacaaataattattatgcatTTATTAGCTTCAAAAGCGTTTGCAGATaatgttaatgaaaattttccacaatATCCAGAAACAGAAACGTTTGAAAAAAGCTATGATTTTATCATTGTGGGAGGTGGGAGTGCTGGATGTGCGTTAGCAAATCGTTTAAGTGAAATAGAAAATTGGAATATTCTTCTAATAGAAGCTGGTggttatgaaaataagaaacgtATGGATATTCCCGGTTTGGCAAATCGCAATCAACGATCATATTTTGATTGGAAATATGTATCCGAACCTTTAATGGAAGCTAGTTTAAGTTTAATTGATCAATCGGGATATATTCCACGTGGTAAAGTTCTAGGTGGTTCAAGTGTTTTAAATCATTTGGTATACCATAGAGGTGCGCCTGCAGATTATGACCGCTGGGAAAGTGTATATAAAAATCCAGGATGGGGTTTTGATAATGTTgagaagtattttaaaaaattggaggATGTTGACATTGATAGTCTGGGGAATGTTTTCACTCCAGAAAATTTACCTGATTATTTTGGTAATAATGGTCCACTACATGTGGAATGCGCTGAATATCGTAGCAGATTATATCCAGCATATATTGCTGCAGCACATGAAGCAGGTATTCGATCTGCTCTTTTGCTTGGTCCTAATCAAATTGGTATTGCATGCGCACCAAGAACTATTAAAGATGGCTATAGATTTAGTGCAAACAGAGCATATTTAGTACCAATTCGTCGAAGAAATCttcatttaaaacttaattgcttggttactaaaatattatttgatgaaaatgtaGCTATTGGCGTTGAATTCGTTTGTTCCAATCAAAGTTATAAAACTTACACCAAAAAGGAAGTTATTTTATCAGCTGGTGCCATCAATTCCCCACAATTATTGATGTTGTCTGGTATTGGACCTAAACTACATTTAGCTGAACTTGGAATACCGTTACTAAAGGATTTGCCTGTGGGTCAGAATTTAATGGATCATGTTGCTATTTTAGGATTACAATTTGCAATAAATGAATCACCATATCGAGAAGACATGGATACACAAgagcaacaatttttttataatcaaacgGGTCCGTTGTCCACGTATGATTCTGAAGCGGTGATTTTTTCACATCCATTTGAAGGAATTCAACGTAACGAAGAATATATTGTTACTGCAGCATTTGATCACGAAACTTGTTCTCTTTATCATATAAGTCCAGAAACAtgtgatgaaatatttttaccaaataatCAAAGTAAAAGTGCGTTTAATATACAGCCAGTATTGTTTAAGCCAAAAAGTCgtggttatattattttacgcGATGCGAGTCCGTTTTCCCATCCACGAATATTCTCCAATTATTTAACACATCCTGATGACGTCGCACAACTCCTTGTGGGTATAAGAGAAATTCTTCGAATAGTTCAACAGCCAGCTCTAAGATCATTTGGCACAactttacacaaaaataaactttctgcATGCGAGCAATATGAATTTAATTCCGATGATTATTGGATATGTCAAATACGACATTTGACAACGACACTTTATCATCCAAGTGGCACATGCAAAATGGGTCCTCATAATAGTTCTAGCGCTGTTGTTAATGCAGATTTACGTGTGCATGGTACAGAAAGATTACGTGTTATTGATGCCAGTATTATGCCTGAAATTGTTGCTGGACATATAAATGGTCCTACAATAATGATTGCAGAAAAAGGTGCTgatattattaaagaattttggAGAAATGGTGGCGTATGA